AGTCCGGGCGCAGGGTGGTGGCCGTGGACCTGCGCGGACAGTACGAGACACCGGGCCCCGACGACCCGGCCGCCTACTCCTGCCCCGCCCTCGGCGCCGACGTCGACGCGCTCGCCCAGGTCATCGGCGGCGGAGACCCCGTTCATCTGGTGGGCCACTCGTTCGGCGGGCTGGTCGCCAGGGAGGCGGTGATCGACGGGCGCACGCATTTCGCGTCGTTCACGCTGATGGGGTCGGGCCCCGCGGCTATCGAGGGCAGGCGGGCGGTCAACGGCAAGAAGCTCATGGAAGAAGTGCGGGAGTTCGGCCTGGAGCACGTGTGGCACCACCGGCTCGAGCCCGAGGCACTGGCCGGCGACGTGCCGGACGAGATCCTGGCGTTCCTGCGCAAGCGCCTGCTCACCAACTCGCCGACCGGGCTGACGTGCATGGCCCAGCAGGTGCTGAGCATGCACGACCGTACCGACGAGCTGCGCCAGATCGAGGTGCCCACGCTCGTGCTGTACGGCGAGCACGACGACGGGTGGCCGCCCGAGATGCAGGCGGAGATGGCCGCCAGGCTCGAGGCCGAGTGCATGGTCGTGCCCGGCGCCGTCCACTCCCCCAACGTCGAGGCGCCGGAGACGACCGCGGCGGCGCTGGTCCGGTTCTGGAACGCGGCGGAGAAGCACTACTTGGACACAAGGTCCAATGTCATGTAATTATCCACTTACTATGGCGAACATCGAAGACATCGTCGCCCAGCCACCGCAGAGCGCGACGTGGCAGGTGCATCTCGACCGTTCGATGTGGGTGGGTGGCGTACGCGGTCTCATGCTGCAGGCGCTGCATCCGCTGGCCATGCGCGGCGTCTGGCAGAACTCCAACTTCCAGGAGGACCCGTTCGGGCGGCTGCGCCGCACGGCGGACTTCGTGGGGCGGGTGACGTTCGGCAGCCCGGAGGAGGCCGACGAGATCGGCCGGCGGGTGCGCGGCATCCACAAGGCGCTGCGCATCCACGACCCCGACACCGGCAGGACGCACCGGGTGGACGACCCCGAGCTGCTGCTGTGGGTGCACTGCGCGGAGGTGTCGTCGTACCTGGAGGTGGCCAGGCGCGGCGGGCTCGGCCTCACCGAGCGCCAGGCCGACCGCTACCTGTACGAGCAGCGCAAGAGCGCCGCCTACGTCGGCCTGCACCTCGACGACGTGCCCGGTTCGTGCGCGGAGATGGACGCCTATTTCAAGCAGGTACGCCCCATCCTGCGCGTCACGGAGGAGGCGGCCGCGGCCGTGCGGTTCCTGATGTGGCCGAGGCTGCCGCACGAGCTGAGGCTGCTGTCCGCCGGCAAGCCCGTCTACTTCCCGTTCGGCGCGCTCTGCTACTACACGCTGCCGGACTGGGCCAGGCGCATGTACGGGGCGCTGCCGGAGGTGCCTCGCGCGACCGTCACGGCCGCGCTGAAGGCGTTCAGGCTGGGCCTCAACTCGCTGCCGGAGCCGGTGCACGACCG
The Nonomuraea helvata genome window above contains:
- a CDS encoding oxygenase MpaB family protein codes for the protein MANIEDIVAQPPQSATWQVHLDRSMWVGGVRGLMLQALHPLAMRGVWQNSNFQEDPFGRLRRTADFVGRVTFGSPEEADEIGRRVRGIHKALRIHDPDTGRTHRVDDPELLLWVHCAEVSSYLEVARRGGLGLTERQADRYLYEQRKSAAYVGLHLDDVPGSCAEMDAYFKQVRPILRVTEEAAAAVRFLMWPRLPHELRLLSAGKPVYFPFGALCYYTLPDWARRMYGALPEVPRATVTAALKAFRLGLNSLPEPVHDRAFMPATRRMLQASRERLGAAGYDVSKGLKGLTDPRRWPPKPAA
- a CDS encoding alpha/beta hydrolase; translated protein: MSTPRFLDLPPGVTPQKIETPQGTFAALDARPVSGVIERWPALLVPGLTGSKEDFIAVLMTLAQSGRRVVAVDLRGQYETPGPDDPAAYSCPALGADVDALAQVIGGGDPVHLVGHSFGGLVAREAVIDGRTHFASFTLMGSGPAAIEGRRAVNGKKLMEEVREFGLEHVWHHRLEPEALAGDVPDEILAFLRKRLLTNSPTGLTCMAQQVLSMHDRTDELRQIEVPTLVLYGEHDDGWPPEMQAEMAARLEAECMVVPGAVHSPNVEAPETTAAALVRFWNAAEKHYLDTRSNVM